In Amycolatopsis sp. EV170708-02-1, the following are encoded in one genomic region:
- a CDS encoding peptide deformylase — MTVHPIVIAGEPVLHNPTREITEFDDKLRTLIDDMFETMYAAEGVGLAANQIGLDLRVFVYDCPDDEGTRHKGVVVNPKLETSEIPETMPDPDDDWEGCLSAPGESYPTGRASWAKVTGFDVEGNPIEVEGTGYLARCLQHETDHLDGFIYLDRLVGRHARAAKKMLKANKWGVPGNSWLPEAQPSDD, encoded by the coding sequence GTGACCGTCCATCCCATCGTGATCGCCGGCGAGCCCGTGCTGCACAACCCGACTCGGGAGATCACCGAGTTCGACGACAAGCTGCGCACCCTCATCGACGACATGTTCGAGACCATGTACGCCGCCGAAGGGGTGGGCCTCGCGGCCAACCAGATCGGCCTCGACCTGCGCGTGTTCGTCTACGACTGCCCCGACGACGAGGGCACGCGCCACAAGGGCGTCGTGGTGAACCCGAAGCTCGAGACGTCGGAGATCCCGGAGACGATGCCGGATCCGGACGACGACTGGGAAGGCTGCCTGTCGGCGCCCGGCGAGTCGTACCCGACGGGGCGCGCTTCGTGGGCGAAGGTCACCGGCTTCGACGTCGAGGGCAATCCGATCGAGGTCGAAGGCACCGGCTACCTCGCGCGCTGCCTGCAGCACGAGACCGATCACCTGGACGGCTTCATCTACCTCGACCGGCTGGTCGGGCGCCACGCCCGCGCGGCGAAGAAGATGCTCAAGGCGAACAAATGGGGCGTTCCGGGCAATTCGTGGCTGCCCGAGGCTCAGCCCTCCGACGACTGA
- a CDS encoding DUF3263 domain-containing protein — protein MDAAESMAEPDQPSPSETVNGLSERELDMLAFERQWWKYAGAKEQAIRERFSMSSTRYYQLLNRLLEKTEAMQADPMLVKRLRKTRAARQRNRAARRLGIDLS, from the coding sequence ATGGACGCCGCGGAGTCGATGGCTGAGCCCGACCAGCCGTCCCCGTCGGAGACCGTGAACGGCCTCAGCGAGCGCGAGCTCGACATGCTCGCGTTCGAACGTCAGTGGTGGAAGTACGCCGGCGCGAAGGAACAGGCCATCCGCGAACGCTTCTCTATGTCGTCGACTCGCTACTACCAGTTGCTGAACCGGCTGCTCGAGAAGACCGAAGCCATGCAGGCCGACCCGATGCTGGTGAAGCGCCTGCGAAAGACGCGAGCGGCCCGGCAGCGCAACCGCGCGGCCCGGCGACTGGGGATCGATCTCTCATGA